Proteins from a genomic interval of Dermacentor variabilis isolate Ectoservices chromosome 8, ASM5094787v1, whole genome shotgun sequence:
- the LOC142591179 gene encoding uncharacterized protein LOC142591179 translates to MSAQDVLLQLHRDVIRPTTMQHNDKAILALDLKGAFDNVKHGSILANLSSTDCGARVHAYVRDFLSNRQAFLRIEGEEYGPYMMGTRGTPQGAVLSPLLFNIAMMRLPSQLARVEGIQHALYADDITIWTTEGSVGDMEARLQQAASIVDAYAMDCGLQCAPAKSELLHVRANPKDRTAIHISLSGGPIREVEELRILGLFIHHRLRPDSTIVKLKRVGEQVGRMIRRVSNKPGGLRGRDALRLVYAFVTSRILYAVPYLRTTKQDEARIDAIIRKATKRALDLPVATSNAKLKAFGVLNSYQELREAHLVNQYTRLMQTAPGHRLLHRLHIQHDCTPEETERIPVLWRHMLCVSPLPRNMDTDMHENRRHARARALERQHGSRPGVYYVDVAGPSPTGFYTAAVVHQEMHVDGLSFRAPNSMRAEEVAIALAAAHANSRIIITDSRKACDHYLAGEISPLAACILRRTATDPTPKRIIWAPGHQGVRGNEAADAAARALIYRAPHPSSSGSETNQPLLRFREIITHYSDNHRLFPAPAKGLSKTEERTLRRLQTGTLLCPAILKHYDPNTDGRCPHCGETCDIFHMVWACTQNPHFPPSPTPSREAWETALLNCSSLESQRALVKRARDGALSCDVPD, encoded by the coding sequence ATGTCTgcacaggatgtccttctccagCTGCACAGGGATGTaatacgacccacaactatgcaACACAATGACAAAGCCATCCTCGCCCTTGAtctgaaaggggctttcgacaatgttAAACACGGAAGCATCCTGGCCAACTTGAGTTCTACCGATTGTGGGGCTAGGGTCCACGCGTATGTAAGAGATTTCTTGAGTAATCGCCAGGCCTTCCTTCGGATTGAGGGCGAGGAATACGGCCCTTACATGATGGGAACAcgaggtacccctcagggagcggTGTTATCACCGCTCCTGTTCAACATAGCTATGATGCGCCTCCCAAGCCAACTGGCCCGGGTGGAAGGCATTCAACACgcgttatatgcagatgacattacaATTTGGACCACTGAGGGGAGCGTGGGGGACATGGAGGCCCGCCTTCAGCAGGCCGCTTCCATAGTCGATGCGTATGCTATGGACTGTGGGCTCCAATGTGCTCCAGCGAAATCAGAGCTTCTGCATGTCAGAGCGAACCCAAAGGATCGGACAGCAATTCACATCTCTCTGTCAGGAGGTCCTATTAGAGAGGTGGAGGAGCTCCGTATTCTGGGCCTTTTCATTCACCACAGACTCAGACCGGACTCCACCATTGTGAAACTCAAGAGAGTAGGCGAACAGGTAGGGCGTATGATccgccgcgtttccaacaagccGGGCGGTCTGCGGGGCAGGGACGCGCTTCGGCTCGTCTATGCCTTCGTGACTAGCCGGATCCTCTACGCCGTGCCATATCTCCGCACTACTAAGCAAGACGAGGCGCGAATAGACGCCATCATCCGCAAGGCAACTAAGCGAGCCCTGGATCTCCCGGTGGCTACATCTAATGCCAAACTGAAGGCATTCGGGGTGCTAAACTCCTACCAGGAGCTGCGGGAGGCCCACCTCGTGAACCAATACACGCGGCTCATGCAGACGGCCCCTGGGCACCGCCTGCTACACCGCTTACACATCCAACACGACTGCACTCCAGAGGAGACGGAGCGTATCCCAGTACTGTGGCGCCATATGCTTTGTGTCTCCCCACTCCCCCGTAACATGGACACCGACATGCACGAAAACAGACGACACGCGCGGGCTCGGGCTCTTGAGAGACAACACGGCTCCCGACCCGGTGTATATTATGTAGACGTAGCAGGGCCGTCGCCCACGGGATTTTACACGGCCGCTGTTGTTCACCAGGAAATGCACGTCGATGGACTCTCTTTTCGAGCCCCGAATTCAATGCGAGCCGAGGAAGTAGCGATAGCGCTTGCTGCCGCCCACGCCAATTCGAGAATCATCATTACGGACTCCCGAAAAGCATGTGATCATTACTTGGCTGGGGAGATCTCCCCCTTAGCTGCTTGCATTCTAAGACGGACTGCCACTGATCCAACACCGAAAAGAATCATTTGGGCTCCTGGCCATCAGGGCGTACGAGGTAATGAGGCCGCTGACGCGGCTGCCCGAGCGCTTATTTACCGGGCTCCTCATCCCAGCTCTTCTGGCTCGGAGACTAACCAGCCGCTGCTGCGATTCAGGGAAATAATAACGCATTATAGCGACAACCACCGCCTTTTCCCAGCCCCTGCCAAGGGGCTGAGTAAGACGGAGGAGCGAACATTAAGGCgcctgcagacaggtactctgctctgtcctgcaatcttaaagcattacgatcctaacacggatgggcgatgcccgcactgtggggagacctgtgatatcttccacatggtgtgggcatgtactcaaaatccccacttccccccttcccctaccccttccagagaggcatgggagactgccctcctcaactgctcctcgcttgagtcccaaagggctctggtgaaacgggcgagagacggggcattgtcatgcgatgtcccggactag
- the LOC142591484 gene encoding uncharacterized protein LOC142591484, protein MVNRLTPLCSTVNKTGCAELLSGNETCKEPIYISLPDTLNVSKCINESFMICENGSLTSDSQVQSVINATAEDELSGYFGPLVIGSHVKIPFVGDRQASVSYHPFKSIFPLDKDGAET, encoded by the exons ATGGTTAACCGCCTGACGCCTCTGTGTTCTACTGTCAACAAAACCGGCTGCGCAGAACTTCTCTCAGGGAACGAGACATGCAAGGAACCGATCTACATCAGCCTGCCCGACACCCTGAACGTCTCAAAG TGCATCAATGAGTCGTTTATGATTTGCGAAAATGGGAGCCTCACATCT GACAGTCAAGTCCAGAGCGTCATAAATGCAACGGCG gagGACGAGCTGTCCGGCTACTTCGGCCCGCTGGTGATAGGTAGCCACGTCAAGATtcccttcgtcggtgac cgacaAGCTAGCGTAAGCTACcacccgttcaagtccatctttcctctggacAAGGATGGGGCCGAGACCTAG